The following are encoded in a window of Vigna unguiculata cultivar IT97K-499-35 chromosome 8, ASM411807v1, whole genome shotgun sequence genomic DNA:
- the LOC114194275 gene encoding small glutamine-rich tetratricopeptide repeat-containing protein alpha has protein sequence MAHNHISTDSPLSRRIVRAFLHFLNSVEPGTGVDAEGIQVARECLTEAFKLNSSPVDGDDGKSDSLIDIFKSLEANKQNETRKSDVDTPWNCANASSSFSGENPARGMNHSEASKSTVEDSTQEPCAFASKDELCGQFFAALEKNHYFRRNTDGSDDTVQLEKACSLFDEGCKEMVRSGCQQFCLKSLAESLKTLGNKAMQSKKYNDAIDLYNCAIALNEKNAVYFCNRAAAYTQINKYSEAIQDCLRSIRIDPNYSKAYSRLGLVYYAQGNYRDAIDKGFRKALQLDPNNGSVKENIRVAEQKLLEEQNRAHHNQNPTRSSQEVPNQSAQGSGSQGVPPTFSSVPFNPSQMANMFRHMASNSTNSQQRPPTEEWEQEISSEFRFGADILNMEQIPENLTGAVQTMMEMLSRTVSPGQPTEDQTNPRTGPN, from the exons ATGGCTCACAATCACATCTCCACCGATTCTCCTCTCTCTCGTCGTATAGTTCGTGCCTTCCTCCACTTCCTAAATTCTG TTGAACCGGGTACTGGGGTTGATGCTGAGGGGATTCAGGTTGCTAGAGAGTGTTTGACAGAGGCTTTCAAACTTAATTCGTCTCCTGTGGATGGGGATGATGGGAAATCTGATTCTCTGATTGACATATTCAAGTCTCTTGAAGCTAACAAGCAAAATGAAACTAGAAAGTCAGATGTTGATACTCCATGGAATTGTGCGAATGCTTCAAGTTCATTCTCTGGTGAGAATCCTGCTCGTGGGATGAATCATTCTGAGGCGTCAAAATCTACG GTTGAAGATTCAACACAGGAACCTTGTGCTTTCG CATCTAAAGATGAACTGTGCGGACAATTCTTTGCTGCTCTGGAGAAAAATCATTATTTCAGGAGAAATACTGATGGGAGTGATGACACAGTGCAACTGGAGAAAGCATGTTCTTTATTTGATGAGGGTTGTAAG GAGATGGTAAGATCTGGTTGTCAGCAGTTCTGTTTGAAGAGTTTGGCCGAATCACTAAAAACATTAG GTAACAAGGCAATGCAATCTAAGAAATACAATGATGCAATTGATTTGTATAATTGTGCCATTGCACTCAATGAAAAGAATGCTGTTTACTTCTGCAACAG GGCAGCTGCTTACACTCAGATTAACAAATATTCGGAAGCAATTCAAGATTGTCTTAGATCTATCAGGATTGATCCAAATTACAGCAAGGCATACAGTCGTCTGGGTTTGGTTTATTATGCTCAAGGAAATTACAGAGATGCTATTGATAAAGGGTTTAGAAAAG CGTTGCAGttggatccaaataatggaTCTGTCAAAGAAAATATCCGG GTAGCTGAGCAGAAATTGTTAGAAGAGCAAAACCGTGCACATCACAACCAG AATCCAACAAGATCATCTCAAGAAGTTCCAAACCAATCTGCACAAGGATCAGGAAGCCAGGGGGTGCCACCCACATTTTCTTCTGTGCCATTTAACCCCAGCCAAATGGCAAACATGTTCAGGCACATGGCCTCAAACTCTACAAATTCACAACAGAGGCCACCGACTGAGGAATGGGAACAAGAAATTAGTAGTGAATTTAGATTTGGGGCAGATATTTTAAACATGGAGCAAATTCCGGAGAATCTAACAGGGGCCGTTCAAACTATGATGGAAATGTTATCTAGGACCGTAAGCCCGGGACAACCAACAGAGGATCAAACCAATCCAAGAACAGGACCAAACTAA